A window of the Phaseolus vulgaris cultivar G19833 chromosome 5, P. vulgaris v2.0, whole genome shotgun sequence genome harbors these coding sequences:
- the LOC137835873 gene encoding transcription factor bHLH87-like, whose amino-acid sequence MDGLSWDSSSQLVGNIPSLWSSHPQDLEGEYHHSLPHLFSSVLNQTGYPYPCSEKEREMVHPSTSEIMSILSQRTATMPVKSGAAGASWGEALTSQSCPSLSANMNQTSNYQTDFNTSHQQEHLINGIQNGKATCSLESLDCLLSDTKNGNTDTSIEDDGISMMVLSDCTNLCNFNYGSAVSSGESESNASNARNSDMQYPSVNELDETVSQSFSDQYISQARVIDSEVICTKGSNSCFSIAHNSFRLVSETSPKSKRPRWDKHPGSSNINFQQPNSSVSPSFEEPDPEAVAQMKEMIYRAAAFRPVNLGLEVVEKPKRKNVKISTDPQTVAARERRERISERIRVLQKIVPGGSKMDTASMLDEAANYLKFLRAQVKALENIGNKLQTVNSPPNIAFSFNPSFPIQTHFPLQNPSGHTHIQHSKGWK is encoded by the coding sequence ATGGACGGTCTAAGTTGGGATTCCTCATCACAACTTGTTGGTAACATACCGAGCTTGTGGAGTAGTCATCCTCAAGACCTTGAAGGAGAGTATCATCATTCCTTGCCACACCTTTTTTCAAGTGTTCTCAATCAAACAGGTTATCCATATCCCTGTTCTGAAAAAGAAAGGGAGATGGTTCACCCATCCACTTCTGAGATAATGAGTATTCTGTCACAAAGAACAGCAACCATGCCTGTGAAATCAGGAGCAGCTGGAGCCAGTTGGGGAGAAGCTTTAACATCCCAATCATGTCCCTCCCTTTCTGCCAATATGAACCAAACTAGCAATTATCAAACAGATTTCAACACGAGCCACCAGCAAGAACACCTTATCAATGGTATACAAAACGGCAAGGCTACCTGTTCTCTTGAGTCACTTGATTGCTTGCTTTCAGATACTAAAAATGGCAACACAGACACATCTATCGAAGATGATGGGATTTCCATGATGGTTTTATCTGACTGCACAAACTTATGTAACTTCAATTATGGCAGTGCAGTTTCCTCGGGTGAATCTGAGAGCAATGCTTCCAATGCAAGAAACAGTGACATGCAGTATCCATCAGTGAATGAGCTGGATGAAACAGTGTCTCAAAGCTTCTCAGATCAATATATCAGTCAAGCAAGAGTTATAGATTCTGAAGTTATTTGCACAAAAGGGAGCAATTCATGCTTCAGCATTGCTCATAATTCTTTCAGGCTTGTCTCAGAGACTTCACCAAAGTCCAAGAGACCCAGATGGGATAAGCATCCTGGTTCATCAAATATCAACTTCCAGCAGCCAAATTCATCTGTGTCACCTTCCTTTGAAGAACCTGATCCAGAGGCAGTAGCACAAATGAAGGAAATGATATATAGGGCTGCAGCTTTTAGGCCAGTGAACTTGGGATTGGAAGTGGTGGAAAAGCCTAAGAGGAAGAATGTTAAGATATCAACTGATCCACAGACTGTGGCTGCCAGGGAAAGAAGGGAGAGAATAAGTGAGAGGATTAGGGTTTTGCAGAAGATTGTGCCTGGTGGAAGCAAGATGGACACTGCATCAATGCTTGATGAAGCTGCAAACTACCTCAAGTTTCTCAGAGCACAAGTCAAAGCACTAGAAAATATAGGTAACAAGCTTCAGACAGTGAATTCTCCTCCTAACATAGCCTTCTCTTTCAACCCTTCTTTTCCCATACAAACACATTTCCCCCTCCAAAACCCTAGCGGCCACACCCATATCCAACATTCCAAGGGTTGGAAATGA